The sequence TTCGACGTGCTGAAGATTCTCGGCAACGGCGCGCTAACGAAAAAACTGAAAATTTCGGCCCATCGCTTCAGTCAGAACGCACTCGATAAAATTCAAAAAGCTGGCGGTCAGGCTATCGTGCTGCCCGGCAAGGCTCCGGTTGTGAAGGGGCAGCGCAAGAAAAAGGCCGCCGACAAGGGTGGCGCATAAGCAGCGCCGTTCGGCTGTCACGCACGCCGCCTGTAGACTGAATTGGGCAGGCGCGGTAAGAGACTCGTTTTAGTCTGCAACGTTCGAGTACCTGGCGTGGCCCTGATTCACTGCCCGTAAGAATCGCGGGCGGCATTGCAGGAAGGATGGAACGAGCCATGTGGGAAAAACTTCGCGTCGTCTTCACGATCCCCGAGTTGCGCCAGAAAATTCTTCTGACGCTCTTGTTTCTGGCGATCTATCGTGTCGGTTGGTGGATCCCGCTGCCGATCGTCGATAACACGAAAATGGCCGAATTCTTCGGCCAGCAGGGCGCCGGCGGATTTGGCACCATGCTCAAGCAGGTGGCCACGTTCAGTGCCACCCAGTTCGACCAGGCCACGATCTTCGGGCTGGGCATCATGCCCTATATCTCGGCTTCGATTATCTTTCAGCTGCTCTCCAGCGTTTGGAAGCCACTGGAAGAGTTGAAGAAGGAAGGCGAGAGCGGCCAAAAGAAGATCAACGAATACACCCGTTACGCCACGGTCTTATTGTGTCTCGGGCAGAGTTGGTTCTACATCAAGTATCTGGTCACAAGCCAGTTCGTGCGGCCCGAGTTTCTCGTCGACGGCTCGCTCCCCCTCAGCTGGTACTTGGTGGCGGTGATGACGATGACCGCCGGCACCGTCTTCCTGATGTGGCTGGGTGAGCAAATCGACGAGTTCGGCATCGGCAACGGTATCAGCCTGTTGATCATGGCCGGCATTCTGGCACGCATGCCGGCAGCCGGTTTGGATCTGATGCGGCCCCTGGTGGAAAACGGCTTCAAGGGGCTGAGCCTTGGCGGCGGCGCCGATCAGATGGGGGTCGAGAAGTTGATCGTGCTGGTGGCCCTGTTTGTGGGCGTGATTTGCGGCGTGGTGTTTATCACCCAGGGACAGCGTCGCATTCCGACGCAGAGTGCCAAGCATGTGCGCGGCCGACGCGTTTATGGCGGCACGCGGCAGTATCTGCCGCTACGCGTCAATCAGGCCGGCGTCATGCCGATTATTTTCGCCAGCAGCTTGCTAATGTTTCCGGGCTTGCTGTTCACCTGGCTGGCCAGCTTGCCGAAGGATCCGGGCGTGTTGCGCGATATCGCCAGCGCGTTCTATAACCATTCTTCATTCATGTACAATGTGATGTACGTGCTGTTGATCTACTTCTTCTGTTACTTTTGGACCGCGATCTCGTTCAATCCCAAGGACGTGTCGGACAACCTGAAAAGTCACGGCACGTTCATTCCAGGTTATCGACCCGGCAAACGCACGGCCGATTACCTGGAAAAGGTGATGGTGCGGATCACGTACGTGGGGGCAGGCTTCTTGGCGATCGTGGCGATTTTGCCCACGATTGTCACGAATACCGTCAATATCAACTATCAGCTGGCTAGTTTCTACGGAGGGACCGGTTTGTTGATCGCCGTAAGTGTGGCCTTCGATCTGGTGCAAAAGATTGACAGCCACCTGGTGATGAGGAATTATCGGGGTTTGCTCGAGTAAGCACCTTTGTTGGCAGCGGTACGCCTGCGGCCGAATTCGCCTTGGGGGGCGAGTGACACAATGAGAATTGTCTTCATTGGGCCTCCTGGCGCTGGCAAGGGTACGCAAAGCGCGCGGCTGGTCAATTACCTGAAGATTCCTCATTTGTCGACTGGCGACATGTTTCGCGAGGCGCGCGCACAGCAGTCCCCCATGGGACGAATCGCCGAGCAGTACATGTCCGAGGGCAAGCTCGTTCCCGATAAAATCGTCTTGGACATGGTCAACGAACGCCTGAAGCGTCCCGACTGTGCCCACGGAATTCTGTTCGACGGATTTCCGCGAAATGTGTTTCAGGCCGAGGCGCTCGACCAGGCGCTCGCGCAATTGGGCGCGCCGCTGGATCTGGCCTTGGAGTTGCAGGTGGATGACAAGGAGCTATTGCGGCGGCTCGGCGGCCGCGGTCGCACGGATGATCGTCCGGGCGTGGTTTCGGCCCGACTGAATTCCTACTGGCAGCAAACGCGGCCGCTGTTGGAATACTATCGAGGTCGCGGAGTGTTGGAATCGATTGACGGGCTGGGAAGCATGGACGAAGTGTTCGCAAGAATTTCGGCAGCGATCGAGAAACGGCGTACCGAGCGTTCGGGCGTCTGAGGGAGCGGTACTAGCGTGGTCACTCTAAGGTCGTCGCGAGAAATCGCTCTGATGCGCAAGGCGGGGCTCGTCGTGTGGGAGGCCCACCAGGTCGCTGCCAGATTGGTCAAGCCGGGCGTTACCACGGCCGAGATCGACGCCGCCGTCGAAAAGCTGTTTGACGAGAAGCACGCCGAGCCGTTGTTTCGCGGAGTGCCGGGAGTCGTCCCTTTTCCGGCAGTGACCTGCATCTCGGTCAACGAGGAAGTGGTGCATGGCATTCCCGGGCCGCGACGGCTCGAGGTGGGCGACTGCGTGAGTATCGATACGGGCTGTCGCGTGGATGGCTGGTGCGGCGATTCGGCGATCACCCATCCGGTCGGGCAGGTCGAGCCGCAGGTGGCCAAGCTGTTGGAAATTACCAAGGGTGTGTTGGACCTGGCCATTCAATTGATGGCCCACAAGCGTCTCTGGAGCGAGGTCGCCGGCGAGATGGAGACCTATGTTCGTGACGCCGGTTTTTCGGTGGTCGAGAGTTTTGTCGGGCACGGGATCGGACGCGAAATGCACGAAGATCCCCAGGTGCCCAATTTTGTCAGCAAACAACTGCGTCGCAGCGGCGACTTCGAGCTGCGGCCGGGTTTGGTGATCGCCATCGAGCCGATGGTCAATATCGGAACCAAACGCGTCAAAGGCATGCCTGACCACTGGACGCAGGTCACCCAGGATGGGATGCCGAGTGCTCATTTCGAGCACACGGTGGCCGTGACGGAAAATGGGCCCGTAGCCCTGACTGCGGGACCCTCCTAACGCCGCCGGGGCGGTGTGGCTGGGTAAGGTCTAGCGACAAGACAGATCCGGGCGGCCAGCGTAACTCCTGGAGAAGCGGGCGGTAGTGGTCCCCGGGCAGAGATGAGACAGCGAGAGGGGGAGTACGGTTCGGAGGGCAGGGGCCAAAAACGAATTTTGGGGGCCTTGTCGCAAATGGGCGACGCGGTTTATACTACTTCACTTTCGATTTGCAATTCGGATGCCGTAAGGCAGTGCTTATGAAAATTCGTGCCAGTATCAAGCGGATCTGCGAGAGCTGTAAGATTGTCCGCCGCCGCGGGGTGGTGTTCGTCGTGTGCAGCAATCCGCGACATAAGCAGCGCCAGGGATAAACGTTCGGTTTCGCGGATCGCTCTCGTGCGGGCGTTTGCGGGTGACGTGTCCTGTGAGGACCGCCGCGCAGTCGTCCTTAGCTACTAGGTTTTGGAGTTAGAACTTATGCCGCGCTTGCTCGGCGTTGATATCCCCAGCGATCGGCCCACGATCATCTCGCTGCAATACCTGTACGGCGTAGGCCGCAAGGTGGCCAGCGAGTTGTGCCACAAGGCCGGGGTCGATCCTCAGGTCCGGGCGCGCGAGCTGAACGAGGACGAAGTGGCGCGGATCGCGGCCCTGTTAGACAAAGACTACGTGGTCGAAGGCCAATTGCGTCGCCAGGTGGCGCAGAACATCTCGCGGTTGCGAGATATTTCCTGCTACCGCGGGATTCGCCATCGCCGCGGTCTGCCTGTTCGCGGCCAGCGCACGCGCACCAATGCACGCACGCGCAAGGGTCCCAAGAAGACCGTGGCCGGCAAGAAGGGCGTAAAGGATCTGAAGTAATCGATCCGCGGCCGGCCGCGATTTGAAAAAAACATTTTACTGACCAACGACTACCGACTACTGATTGCCGACAGACATGGGAAAAAGCAAGCGACGGAAAGTGCGCCGCAATGTCACACTGGGAGTTGCCCACGTGCGCGCCACCTTCAACAACACCACGGTGACGATCACCGACAGCAAGGGGGACACCCTCTGCTGGGCCAGCGCCGGTACCAGTGGCTTCAAGGGAAGCCGCAAGAGCACCCCGTTTGCCGGCCAGTGTGCGGCACAGCAAGCGGCCGAAAAGGCCTCGAAGTTCGGCGTCAAGGAAGTCGAGGTCAAGGTCAAGGGTCCCGGCAGCGGTCGCGAAAGCGCCGTCACCGCGTTGCAGGCCGCGGGACTGACCGTCAAGAGTATTGAAGACGTGACGCCGCTGCCGCACAACGGCTGCCGCCCACCCAAGAAGCGCCGCGTCTGATCGATCAACCACGCCGCAGATTTAGATTTCACGCGGTCTGAATTTCACGCCGTCAGAAACCTTGTAGAAAGAATTTCGTCGATATATGGCTCGTCATACTGGACCTGTCTGCCGACTGTGCCGCCGCGAGGGGGTAAAGCTGTTTCTAAAGGGAACACGCTGCGATACGCCCAAGTGCGCCATCGAACGTCGTGGAACGCCCCCCGGCATGCAACCGGCACGCCGCGGCAAGATGACCGACTACGGAACGCACCTTCGCGAAAAGCAAAAGGTCAAGCATTACTACGGCGTGCTAGAGCGCCAGTTCCGGCATTATTTTGGACAGGCCGAACGCTCGCGGGGTAATACCGGCGATACGTTGATGAGCCTGCTCGAGCGCCGCTTGGACAACGTGGTACACCGTTTGGGATTCGGTTCCAGCCGCGCTCAGGCCCGCCAGCTGGTGGCCCACGGCCACATCACCGTGAACGGCCATCGCGTCGATATTCCCAGCTACCTGTGCAAACCTGGTGACGTGATTCGGGTCAAGAACCGCAAGAAAAGTCTGCAAGCTGTGCAGGCCAACCTGGCGGAAATCAACCGCGACGTCCCCGATTTTCTCACCCGAGTGGATGGTGCCATGCCAGAGGGACGCGTTAATCGCATTCCGGAGTCCGGCGACGTTTCCATCCCGGTGCAGACTCAACTGATCATCGAGTTGTGCTCGAAGTAAGGGTGCGACCCGTCCTCGGTCCACTGCTGTCAGTGTCGCCGGAGACGTTATTACCTACCAAGTGTGTATCGAGGTCATTGCCGCCGGTAGAACGCTTCGGCCGGTTGCTTATGTTCCCTCAAGCCGCTGTTTTCCAGGGAGGCTTGTAATGCGAATTCGTTGGCGCGGGTTCGAATTGCCCAGTGTCGTTACCTGCGATCATAAAACTCTCACGTCGACCTACGGCAAGTTCGTGGCAGAGCCGTTCGAGCGCGGCTTTGGTGTGACCGTGGGCAACAGCCTGCGCCGCATCTTGCTCTCCAGCTTGGAAGGCAGCTCCGTAACGCAGATCAAAATCCACGGCGCCCAGCACGAGTTCACAACTCTGCCCGGAGTCGTCGAGGACATGACGGACGTCGTGTTGAACGTCAAGTCGCTGGTCGTCAAAAACCACAGCGAGTCGACGCGCGTCATCCGCATCGAAAAGAATACCAAGGGCGTGGTCACCGGTGGCGACGTGCAAACCGATGACGCGGTCGAGGTCATCAACAAAGGGCAGGTCATCGCCACGCTGACCGACGACGTCCCCTTCGTGATGGAAATGGTCATCGAGAACGGTCGCGGCTACATCCCGGCCAGCGAGCACACGCCGCAAGTGCAAGAGATCGGCATCATCCCGGTCGACGCCGTGTACAGCCCGGTGGTGCGCGTCCGTTACGAGATCGAAGAAACCCGCGTGGGTCAGAAGACGAACTACGACAAGCTGACGATGGAGATCTGGACCAACGGTTCGGTCGGGCCCGAGATGGCACTGGTCGAAGCGGCCAAGATCTTGCGAAAGCACCTCAACCCGTTCATTCAATACAACGAGTTGGGTTCGTCGGTGCACGCCGAAGGGCGTTCCGGCGGCGGCAGCACGGATGCCGCTGTCGAATCAAAGTTGAGCATGAGCCTGGCCGAATTGAATCTCTCGGTGCGGGCCACCAACTGTTTGGAGTCGGAAAACATCCACACGGTCCGCGACCTGGTCGTGCGCACCGAGGATCAGTTGCTCGACGTCCGCAACTTCGGCGAAACCACGCTCAACGAAGTACGCGAAAAGCTCACCGAATTAGGACTGCGTCTGGGCATGCGTTTGCCGGCGTCGATGTCGATGTAACGACGTCGCGAGAGTCCCGCAGTTAACCTTAGATTGCTTATTCCTACAGCCACGAAGTGCGACCATGAGACACCGTAGAAAAGGCCGCGTGCTTGGCCGTTCACCCAGCCATCAACGTGCCCTGTTGCGCAATTTGGCCAGTGCGCTGATGCTGACCGAGCGCGACGCGGAATTAGACGACAACAAGCCCAAGGTCCAAGGCCGGATCGTCACCACGCTGCAGAAGGCGAAGGAAGTTCGCCCACTGGTGGAGAAGTGCGTCACGATTGCCCGCCGGGCTCTGCCGCAACAGCAGGCGGCCAGCGAGTTCGCCACCACGGCGGCCCGCAATACGGCCGAGTGGCGCACCTGGCGCAAAAGTGATCGCTGGCACAAATGGAATCAGGCCATCTCGCCCGTTGTTACGGCTCGCCGCCGGGCATTGGTTCTGCTGGGTGACAAGCAAGCGGTCAAAATCCTGTTCGAGACAATCGCGCCCCGTTTCACAGAGCGTGACGGCGGCTACACCCGCGTTCTACGTCTGGCCAAGCCACGGCTTGGTGACGCCGGTACGCGGGCCGTGCTAGAGTTCGTCGGCGTTCGCGATCGCGTGGCCCAGCGTGCTCCCGCACCGCAGATTGAATCGGCTCCTGCGAAGTCCTAACGCAAGTAAACGGTCGTTGGACCGGTCATGGTGGGCTCGCGCCTAATCGACAGCAGTAGGTCGCTGCACGGATCGTAGGCTGGACTGTCACGGAGGGTACGGTCGTGGGCCGACTCGCTCGCCAACCGTCGGCCGATACGCCGGCTTCTGACACGCAGCGACTGGGCACACCAACCAAAGGCACCGCGGCCACGACGGCCGGGCTCGATTTCACGCGTCACATGCGTTTGCTGTGCGAAGATATCGTACGGCGTCTGCCCGAGTTGCATCACATCAATCTCGATTTCGTGGCGATCCGCGTCTGCCAGACTCGCTCCCGCGCGCTATACGGCATTCATGCCAGCATGACGCCGCTACGGTTTCGCGACGGAGCACGGACGACGGTCCGTCGTGGTCGGCATTGGACCGTCCGGCCTGTGCGCGATGGCGCAGGTCGCGAGATGCTGTATCTGTTGAGCTTCTATCTTCCACGATTTTGCGACCAGCCCTGTGCCGAGAAACTGGCAACGATCGTCCACGAGCTATGGCACATCGGTCCGCGCTTCGACGGAGATCTGCGCCGACTGGCGGGCAGATGCTACGCCCACGGACATAGCGAGGCTGCGTATCATCGGCAAATGCGCGACCTGGCCCAGCGTTGGCTGGCGCTTAATCCCGCGGCCGACCTGTATGCCTTCCTCAGTCACGATTTTCGCGGGTTACGGGCGCAATACGGAGCGGTGTTCGGCACGACGATTCCCACACCTAAGCTGATTCTGCTTTCGAGTGTTGCCTGACGCACCGTGGGGCGCGGCTGCTAGCATCCGTACCGGCCAGGCGCGTGCCGCGGTTGGAGTGCCAGGGCCGGCGCGGGATGCCCCGGATTGCCCAGTTTAAACTTCTGCGGGCGGGAGAGTTTCGAGAGCGGCGCAACCCGCGTTGACCCACGGGCCCCGTCCGACTAGCCTGCCGCCCAACAAATCGCGATCGCCTTTCACTTCTCCTCGTTCACTGTGATTTTTCCATGCGGCTTTCAGGCATGCCGCCGTTGCTGCGCGCGCTGCTAGGCATCTGCCTGGCGGTATTTTCGAGCGGTTGCGCGCGCGTGCATTCGATGCACAAATCGCCTCTGTCGCAACCCAGGATCGCGCGCGACAGCATTGCGGTCGAGAAGTACTCCGTTCGCTTTCCTCATGGCGATCCGCAACTGGATCAAGAGATCTGGAGCGAGATCGACGAAGAATGCCTGCCGTCGGAAGTGCGCACGCGATTGGCCGCCAATGGGTTTCGCGCGGGCGTTGTCGGCGTTCACTTGCCGGTGGCGCTGGATACTGTATTGCGCGAAAAAGCCGCTGGTCCCCCTGCCAAGCCAGTGCGTCCCGCGGCCGTCGCTGCCGACGCCGAAGAGTCGATCGAGCCCGTGGCCGTCGATTTGTTGCACGAGCCCAGAGTTCGCCGCAGCTTGTGGCAGACCCGCGCCGGCCAATCCGGCCTGGTCGTGACAGCCGGCGAGCAGACACGCATTCCGCAGGTGCCGGTGCTGGTGCGCGGCGACGATGGTCGCGTGACCGGTCGCTCGTACGACAAGGTGATGGGGGCGCTCTCGATGAAGCTCTTCCCCGAGCCCGATGGTCGCGTGCGGCTCGAGATCGTGCCGCAACTCGAGTATGGCGAGCCGCGCTCGCGATTCATCGCTCACGATGGCATGATCAAGCCTGACTATCGCCCGGAAACAATCGTCTTCCAGGATCTGCGCTTGGACACGATCCTGTCGCCGGGGCAGACGCTGGTGATCGGCACGCGCGCCGAAAAGCCCGGCAGCCTGGGGCATCATTTCTTCACCGAGCAACGTTCCGCCGAGGCGCAAGAGCAAAAGCTGCTGCTCATTCGCTTGGCGCACGCGCCCGAGGAAGAACGCTATCGCGATTCGGAAATCCCGTCGGCGACTCCGTAGCCCATCTACAATCGTGGTTTAGCGGTGGTTTGCATCACGTGGTGCGCCACGATCACGGGCCTGAAAATGCCGTTCAAACGCGCACGCCGCCCAGCGCCGCGCGCACAGCTTCCAACTGTCCGGCCGATCCAAGCACGTGATTCTTGTGCAGGATGAACCCGGCATATTCCGCCATGAACGGTTTGCCGGCCGTGCGCGGGTCGAAATCCGTCGGCTTGTCGCGGAATGTCTCGCGGTACACGCCGCACCAGATCAACCGGCCGTCTGTATCGATGTTGACCTTGGTCACGCCGAGCTTGGCCGCCGGCAGGTAATCCTTTTCGGCAACACCGCTGGTGGCGGGCAGCTTGCCGCCGGCGGCATTGATGCGATCGACCCATTCCTTCGGCACGCTGCTCGAGCCGTGCATCACCAGCGGAAATCCAGGTAGCAGCTTTTGGATGGCCATGATGCGATCGAAGTGCAGCCCTTGGCTGCCGCTGAACTTATAGGCGCCGTGCGAAGTGCCGATCGCCACGGCCAACGAGTCGCATCCGCTGCGGGTAACGAACTCGACGGCCTGATCGGGATCCGTCAGGCAGGCATGATCGTCCGAGACGGCAATATCTTCTTCGACCCCGCCCAGCATCCCCAACTCTGCCTCGACCGAGATACCGCGTTCGTGGGCTCGCTCGACCACGCGTCGCGTGATGGCGATGTTCTCGTCGAAGGTCTCGTGCGAGGCGTCGATCATGACCGAGGAATAGAAGCCGCTATCAATGCAGTCATAGGCGACCTCTTCGGTGCCGTGGTCGAGGTGTACGGCAAAGATCGCCTCGGGAAAAACATCCTCGGCCGTGCGGATCATCGCTTCCAGAAATCGCTTGTCGGTAAACGCTCTCGCTCCGCGCGAGATCTGGATGATGAACGGAGCACTGGCAGCCGCATCGGTCGGCTCGTCGTTGGAGTTCTTCTTGCCCACGCATCCTCGAAACAGGCCGACGGTTTGTTCCAGGTTGTTGATGTTGTACGCTCCGACGGCGTACTTGCCGTAGGCCTGCTCAAACAGATCCTTGGTCGTGACAATCATGGGAATCTCCGTGGTTCGCGTTTCACGCTAGCAACTGTCTTCGGCACTGCGTTTTTATGCACTGCGATCTTGGGCTATGCGCGGCGCGATGGGCAGGCGTGCAGGCGGTGGGGGATTGCGATGAGGTTCCCATTCTAGCCAAGCAGCCGCCGGCGGGCCAGGAGTGTGGCACGGAGCAGGGGCCAGGCGATTTTCCGAAAAAAAGGTTGCCACAGGGTGCCACGCGGTTGCTGCGCTGGCAGTGCAGACACGCATCCAGAGGCTGCTTATCTTGCCGGAAAATCGCCCTCGGACTAGAATCGCCCGCCCCACTGTCCGAACCCGCTAGCACGGCCCGTCAAGGATGACGTCGATGACCAGCGACGCCGCTCGCCGCCATGTCCCGTTGACCCCCTTCGAGCAGTTGCGCTACGCGCGCGACATCATCGAGTTGGAATCGCAGGCGTTGGCCAAGATTGCCCATCGCCTGGGCGCCGAATTTTGCGATGCCACGCAGTTGTTGTACGAGTGCCGCGGCAGCGTCATCGTCAGCGGCATCGGCAAGGCAGGCCTGATCGGCACCAAGATCTCGGCCACCTTAGCCTCGACCGGCACGCGCAGCATCTTCCTGCACCCGGCCGAAGCGGTTCACGGCGATCTGGGGCGCATCCGCGCCGACGACGTCGTGCTCGTCTTATCGCAAAGCGGCGAAACCGAGGAAGTGGTTCGTTTGCTCCCGTCGCTAGTCCGGCTAGGCGTGCCGGTGGTCGCCGTTACGGGCCGTGCCAATAGCGCACTGGCGCGGGCCGCGACGGTGGTCCTGTCGCTGGGCCCGCTGCAAGAGGCTTGCCCACTGGGTATGGCCCCCAGCACTAGCACCACGGCCATGCTGGCCGTGGGTGATGCGTTGGCCTTGGTCACGATGCGCATGCACGGCTTCGACCACGAGGACTTTGCGCTAGTACATCCGGCCGGCGCGCTCGGGCGCAAACTTTCGCGCGTCGAAGAACGGATGCGCCCGCTGGCCGAATGCCGGGTCGCCCGCCAGTCGCAAGTCATTCGCGAAGTCTTCGCCACGCTGGTACGGCCGGGCCGCCGCAGCGGCGCGATCATGCTCGTCGACGAAGCCGGCGCGCTGGCAGGCATCTTCACCGACAGCGATCTGGCCCGCCTGTTCGAGCAACGCCGCGATGGTGCGATCGACCGGCCGATTGCCGAAGTCATGACGCGCCATCCTTGTGCCGTGCCGGCCGGCGCCATGCTAACCGACGCCGTGGCAATTTTGGCCGAACGGAAAATCAGCGAGCTCCCAGTGGTCAACTCACAGAACGCGCCCGTCGGCTTGATCGACATTACCGACGTGTTGGCCATGATGCCCGACGAGGCGGCCTAGGTAGCGACTTTCAATATTCCTCTTTTCTCAGGGGGAGAGGTGATGCGAGGGCGAATTGT comes from Pirellulales bacterium and encodes:
- a CDS encoding bL17 family ribosomal protein, yielding MRHRRKGRVLGRSPSHQRALLRNLASALMLTERDAELDDNKPKVQGRIVTTLQKAKEVRPLVEKCVTIARRALPQQQAASEFATTAARNTAEWRTWRKSDRWHKWNQAISPVVTARRRALVLLGDKQAVKILFETIAPRFTERDGGYTRVLRLAKPRLGDAGTRAVLEFVGVRDRVAQRAPAPQIESAPAKS
- a CDS encoding adenylate kinase, which encodes MRIVFIGPPGAGKGTQSARLVNYLKIPHLSTGDMFREARAQQSPMGRIAEQYMSEGKLVPDKIVLDMVNERLKRPDCAHGILFDGFPRNVFQAEALDQALAQLGAPLDLALELQVDDKELLRRLGGRGRTDDRPGVVSARLNSYWQQTRPLLEYYRGRGVLESIDGLGSMDEVFARISAAIEKRRTERSGV
- a CDS encoding DNA-directed RNA polymerase subunit alpha, which gives rise to MRIRWRGFELPSVVTCDHKTLTSTYGKFVAEPFERGFGVTVGNSLRRILLSSLEGSSVTQIKIHGAQHEFTTLPGVVEDMTDVVLNVKSLVVKNHSESTRVIRIEKNTKGVVTGGDVQTDDAVEVINKGQVIATLTDDVPFVMEMVIENGRGYIPASEHTPQVQEIGIIPVDAVYSPVVRVRYEIEETRVGQKTNYDKLTMEIWTNGSVGPEMALVEAAKILRKHLNPFIQYNELGSSVHAEGRSGGGSTDAAVESKLSMSLAELNLSVRATNCLESENIHTVRDLVVRTEDQLLDVRNFGETTLNEVREKLTELGLRLGMRLPASMSM
- the rpmJ gene encoding 50S ribosomal protein L36 produces the protein MKIRASIKRICESCKIVRRRGVVFVVCSNPRHKQRQG
- the rpsK gene encoding 30S ribosomal protein S11 translates to MGKSKRRKVRRNVTLGVAHVRATFNNTTVTITDSKGDTLCWASAGTSGFKGSRKSTPFAGQCAAQQAAEKASKFGVKEVEVKVKGPGSGRESAVTALQAAGLTVKSIEDVTPLPHNGCRPPKKRRV
- the map gene encoding type I methionyl aminopeptidase: MVTLRSSREIALMRKAGLVVWEAHQVAARLVKPGVTTAEIDAAVEKLFDEKHAEPLFRGVPGVVPFPAVTCISVNEEVVHGIPGPRRLEVGDCVSIDTGCRVDGWCGDSAITHPVGQVEPQVAKLLEITKGVLDLAIQLMAHKRLWSEVAGEMETYVRDAGFSVVESFVGHGIGREMHEDPQVPNFVSKQLRRSGDFELRPGLVIAIEPMVNIGTKRVKGMPDHWTQVTQDGMPSAHFEHTVAVTENGPVALTAGPS
- the secY gene encoding preprotein translocase subunit SecY, producing the protein MWEKLRVVFTIPELRQKILLTLLFLAIYRVGWWIPLPIVDNTKMAEFFGQQGAGGFGTMLKQVATFSATQFDQATIFGLGIMPYISASIIFQLLSSVWKPLEELKKEGESGQKKINEYTRYATVLLCLGQSWFYIKYLVTSQFVRPEFLVDGSLPLSWYLVAVMTMTAGTVFLMWLGEQIDEFGIGNGISLLIMAGILARMPAAGLDLMRPLVENGFKGLSLGGGADQMGVEKLIVLVALFVGVICGVVFITQGQRRIPTQSAKHVRGRRVYGGTRQYLPLRVNQAGVMPIIFASSLLMFPGLLFTWLASLPKDPGVLRDIASAFYNHSSFMYNVMYVLLIYFFCYFWTAISFNPKDVSDNLKSHGTFIPGYRPGKRTADYLEKVMVRITYVGAGFLAIVAILPTIVTNTVNINYQLASFYGGTGLLIAVSVAFDLVQKIDSHLVMRNYRGLLE
- the rpsM gene encoding 30S ribosomal protein S13; the protein is MPRLLGVDIPSDRPTIISLQYLYGVGRKVASELCHKAGVDPQVRARELNEDEVARIAALLDKDYVVEGQLRRQVAQNISRLRDISCYRGIRHRRGLPVRGQRTRTNARTRKGPKKTVAGKKGVKDLK
- a CDS encoding KpsF/GutQ family sugar-phosphate isomerase, which encodes MTSDAARRHVPLTPFEQLRYARDIIELESQALAKIAHRLGAEFCDATQLLYECRGSVIVSGIGKAGLIGTKISATLASTGTRSIFLHPAEAVHGDLGRIRADDVVLVLSQSGETEEVVRLLPSLVRLGVPVVAVTGRANSALARAATVVLSLGPLQEACPLGMAPSTSTTAMLAVGDALALVTMRMHGFDHEDFALVHPAGALGRKLSRVEERMRPLAECRVARQSQVIREVFATLVRPGRRSGAIMLVDEAGALAGIFTDSDLARLFEQRRDGAIDRPIAEVMTRHPCAVPAGAMLTDAVAILAERKISELPVVNSQNAPVGLIDITDVLAMMPDEAA
- a CDS encoding class II fructose-bisphosphate aldolase, with amino-acid sequence MIVTTKDLFEQAYGKYAVGAYNINNLEQTVGLFRGCVGKKNSNDEPTDAAASAPFIIQISRGARAFTDKRFLEAMIRTAEDVFPEAIFAVHLDHGTEEVAYDCIDSGFYSSVMIDASHETFDENIAITRRVVERAHERGISVEAELGMLGGVEEDIAVSDDHACLTDPDQAVEFVTRSGCDSLAVAIGTSHGAYKFSGSQGLHFDRIMAIQKLLPGFPLVMHGSSSVPKEWVDRINAAGGKLPATSGVAEKDYLPAAKLGVTKVNIDTDGRLIWCGVYRETFRDKPTDFDPRTAGKPFMAEYAGFILHKNHVLGSAGQLEAVRAALGGVRV
- the rpsD gene encoding 30S ribosomal protein S4, giving the protein MARHTGPVCRLCRREGVKLFLKGTRCDTPKCAIERRGTPPGMQPARRGKMTDYGTHLREKQKVKHYYGVLERQFRHYFGQAERSRGNTGDTLMSLLERRLDNVVHRLGFGSSRAQARQLVAHGHITVNGHRVDIPSYLCKPGDVIRVKNRKKSLQAVQANLAEINRDVPDFLTRVDGAMPEGRVNRIPESGDVSIPVQTQLIIELCSK